A genomic stretch from Dermochelys coriacea isolate rDerCor1 chromosome 24, rDerCor1.pri.v4, whole genome shotgun sequence includes:
- the CIART gene encoding circadian-associated transcriptional repressor gives MESPSSMSSCESLYSVDSAASDEEDKCYDFGVFLSDSEGEVEKDARSGGERILFSAKSAWTSPSLPGRDCKRRTVKPALQSSARQRPSSQCGRFPGALEGRYPSAYACLMDGDGSLAGRTLNQKRVESGRKRLICPAGEREYPEYAEKPTAHGMKRQRNGETEVREAPTLPLTDGDRLFAQKCRELQGFIRPLAELLNGLKKGRYERGLSSFQRSVAMDRIQRIVGVLQKPEMGERYLGTLLQVEMMLKVWFPHVALNSSCPDSNPAEYACKLAKQSHPKPSAVDSHEGKPVVPSKDSAQRPAAEKLHLTDPAAANGKAGMVWREQACFLADWSAMNLTWMHTSPICNPPLGLANLGHLNAAFSQALLGPNACGVILFLHNNLMAPAPFFRSTSVAPDKSSPAYCHPKQPPGMGDPPRCQSLPGAMAAGSYVLSQHPGSHSKSLPHLPTSSKEPKPAATWTGNQESELLARKGPMYSS, from the exons ATGGAGTCCCCCAGCAGCATGTCGTCCTGCGAGTCACTGTATTCAGTCGACAGTGCCGCCAGCGATGAAGAGGACAAGTGTTACGACTTCGGCGTCTTCCTGTCGGACAGCGAGGGCGAGGTGGAGAAGGACGCCCGCTCCGGAGGGGAGAGGATTCTCTTTTCTGCCAAGTCGGCATGGACTAGCCCCAGCCTGCCGGGCCGGGACTGCAAACGCAGGACAGTGAAACCCGCTTTGCAGAGCTCTGCTAGGCAACGGCCTTCGAGTCAGTGCGGCCGGTTTCCCGGGGCGTTGGAAGGCAGATACCCCTCGGCCTACGCTTGTTTGATGGATGGGGATGGCAGCCTGGCCGGGAGGACTCTGAACCAGAAGAGGGTGGAGAGCGGACGGAAGCGTCTGATCTGtcctgcaggggagagagaataCCCCGAGTATGCTGAGAAGCCCACTGCCCACGGGATGAAAAGGCAAAGgaatggggaaacagaggtgaGGGAAGCTCCAACGTTGCCCTTGACCGACGGCGACCGGTTGTTTGCCCAGAAG TGCCGGGAACTCCAGGGCTTCATCAGGCCTCTCGCGGAGCTTCTGAACGGGCTGAAGAAAGGTCGCTATGAACGAG GTTTAAGCAGCTTCCAGCGGAGTGTGGCCATGGACAGGATTCAGAGGATAGTTGGAGTCCTGCAAAAGCCAGAAATGGG GGAGCGATACCTGGGCACCCTGCTGCAGGTAGAAATGATGCTGAAAGTTTGGTTCCCTCATGTCGCCTTGAACAGCTCCTGTCCTGATTCCAATCCAGCAGAGTATGCATGCAAGCTAGCTAAG caGTCCCACCCCAAGCCTTCAGCAGTGGACAGCCACGAAGGAAAGCCCGTGGTGCCCAGCAAAGACTCCGCCCAAAGGCCCGCCGCGGAGAAATTGCACCTCACGGACCCGGCCGCAGCTAATGGCAAAGCCGGCATGGTATGGAGGGAGCAGGCCTGCTTTCTCGCTGACTGGTCTGCCATGAACTTAACCTGGATGCACACTTCGCCCATCTGCAACCCGCCCCTGGGGCTGGCGAACCTAGGGCACTTGAATGCTGCTTTCAGCCAGGCCCTGCTCGGACCAAACGCTTGCGGGGTCATTCTTTTCCTCCACAACAACCTTATGGCCCCTGCGCCCTTCTTCCGCTCCACATCCGTTGCTCCCGACAAGAGCTCACCCGCTTACTGCCACCCCAAGCAACCTCCAGGTATGGGAGACCCACCGAGATGCCAGAGTCTTCCCGGGgccatggcagcagggagctACGTGCTTAGCCAGCATCCAGGCAGCCACTCCAAATCTTTGCCTCACTTGCCCACCTCCAGCAAGGAACCCAAGCCAGCAGCCActtggactgggaatcaggagtcaGAACTGCTGGCTAGGAAAGGGCCCATGTACTCCTCTTGA